GCCGTCGAGCGCCGAGAGCTCGTCGCCCCACTGCCAGGAGCCGCACCCCTCGTGGTGGCCGGTCTTGTCCACGTCGCCCCAGTACAGGTACACCAGGCCCGGCTCGCGCAGCAGCCGCAGCGCGGCGTCGACCCGGGCGGCGAGCGGCTCGGCCGCCCGGTACCCCCCGCCGCGCAGCGCCGCCTCCGTGAGGCCGGAGCCCATGAACTTCGCCGGCCCGACCGTGGTCACCGTGACGCCGTGGGCGACGAGGCGCTCGAAGACCGTGCGCTCGCGCTGCCACTCCCGGGCGGGCCCCAGGCCGTCCCACGACACCATGTTCGCGAGCCGCCCGTCGCGCGGGTTGCGGACCGTGTAGCCGACGAGCCCGGTGCGCCCGGGCGCGGTGCCGGTGCCGAAGCTGCCCATCGACGCCGCGGTGGTGGACGGGTACCCGGCGGACAGCGCCGAGGCGCCGTCGAGCAGCGACCGCAGGAACGGCGCGTGGCCGGCGCGCTCGGCGAGGTTCTCGTAGCCCAGGCCGTCGACGAGCACGACGCAGACGCGGTGCGTCGGCTGCAGGCCGAGCTGGGCCCGGCGCTCCGGGCCCTCCGGCACGGGCGCGCCGAGCGCGTCGGCGACGGCGGGCAGCAGGCCGGACAGCGACGGCCCCCGGTAGTCCGGCAGCACGAGCCCCGCGTCCGCGAGCCGGGCCGGCACGGTGGACGACGTGGCGGTCGTCATGTCAGCGTGCGCTCGCCGCGGACAGGCGCCGCGCGAACGCCACGGCGTCCCGGACGGCACCGGCGCCCTCGGCCACCGCGCTCACGCGGACGACCACGTCGTCGGGGGTCAGCGTCCCGGTGAGGCCGTGGTCGGCCTCGCACTGCGGGTCGCCGCACTGCGCGGGCTCCAGGTCCACGCGCGAGACCGCGCCCCACCCGATCGCCAGCGTCAGCTCGGTGGCGGGGTCGCCGGGACGGTGCTGCTCGGGCGAGCCGAGCACGTGCGTCAGCGCGACGGACCGCAGCTCCGACAGCGGGACGGCCTCCGTGGTGGCCGCGGCGCTCGCCGAGGGGTGCTCGCTGTCCGCCGGGTGGTCGTCCACGTGCGCGACGACCAGGCGGGTGGGCGTCAGCGCGAGCACGGTGACGTGCCGGCGCACCTCGGAGG
This is a stretch of genomic DNA from Cellulomonas sp. ES6. It encodes these proteins:
- a CDS encoding nucleotide pyrophosphatase/phosphodiesterase family protein, translating into MTTATSSTVPARLADAGLVLPDYRGPSLSGLLPAVADALGAPVPEGPERRAQLGLQPTHRVCVVLVDGLGYENLAERAGHAPFLRSLLDGASALSAGYPSTTAASMGSFGTGTAPGRTGLVGYTVRNPRDGRLANMVSWDGLGPAREWQRERTVFERLVAHGVTVTTVGPAKFMGSGLTEAALRGGGYRAAEPLAARVDAALRLLREPGLVYLYWGDVDKTGHHEGCGSWQWGDELSALDGELRRLVRSLPRGASVVVTADHGMLDVDPARRWDVATTPGLAQDVELVAGEPRALHVHLRPGADPEAAAERWADVLGDAAVVLTGDVAVGAGLFGTVSEHVRPLIGDLVVATTGRATVVDSRTQTPASLQLVGVHGSLTPAEVRVPLLAVHT
- a CDS encoding DUF5998 family protein produces the protein MPAPSTDLLRDLHRAGYYPELVADVLDVALADEPVEAHLVHPETTFDASEVRRHVTVLALTPTRLVVAHVDDHPADSEHPSASAAATTEAVPLSELRSVALTHVLGSPEQHRPGDPATELTLAIGWGAVSRVDLEPAQCGDPQCEADHGLTGTLTPDDVVVRVSAVAEGAGAVRDAVAFARRLSAASAR